Below is a window of Cumulibacter manganitolerans DNA.
CGCACCCGCACGATGGCGATCAGGTCGACGCCGCCCGCGACGGAGTACACCTCGCTCACGCCGTCGATGGCGGCCAGCCGCGCGGCGGTCTCGGGGATCTCGCTCGTGGCGGCGGTGATCATGACGATCGCGGTGATCACGGTGCGTCTCCTCGGTAGGCGGTGCGGGCACCTGTGATGGTAGCGGGCGGGGCGCTCGGGCCAGGCGCGCCCGGTGCGGCGCCCTGCAGCCAGGAGGCCCACCGGTCGGCGCCGCGGGACGGGCTGGACAGCTCGCCGTCGAGCTCCACGAGGCGGGCCCCCGAGGTGCGCATCCAGCGCAGGATCACCCGCGTCTCCTCGTGCTCGTGCCCGATCGCGGTGGCGGGATCGTCGTCGGTGTGCTGCTGCACGCCGCGCAGGCCCTTGACCATCGGCAGCACCGCGCTCGCCCGGTCGGCGGTCGCC
It encodes the following:
- a CDS encoding Lrp/AsnC family transcriptional regulator; this translates as MITAIVMITAATSEIPETAARLAAIDGVSEVYSVAGGVDLIAIVRVREFEDIARVVSGEINKAEGVIETDTHIAFQAFSQHDLESTFSLGLD